From Toxorhynchites rutilus septentrionalis strain SRP chromosome 2, ASM2978413v1, whole genome shotgun sequence, a single genomic window includes:
- the LOC129766363 gene encoding jerky protein homolog-like: MDGLQGSSTNVNLKRRSNFLTLVEKVRIIEDFEAGGGTHDFLGKKYGVGSSTVTRIIQKKEQFTFPLLEEALYIWILKQRQSNILLTVDILKAKAELLFKMFQDRGLYAVHGFSASDGWMHRFKQRFGLRVKAVTGEKASVNVEAYLNFKKVLQKKIQEMQLSLSQVFNADESALFIKLLATRSVVTCDETVASGRKQNKTRYTFMPCSNIDGSLKLPLYFICTAAKPRGINIEELPVSYNHSKKAWMTRLLFRQWFHEEFVPAVRKFSAERGLEPKALLVLDNCTSHYDVDESLQSDDGLIQVIYFPPNVTAECQPMDQAVINAIKRKYKRKLMLALILENEHLSFEERLKKINLQQCISWLATSWEEISDKTIRNSWKKLIDGLPETRKRPMMTSKRLCPGLTVWQEQKHLSKILICGSKIRCMMLIIIQIG; encoded by the exons ATGGATGGTTTGCAAGGATCCAGTACGAACGTTAACCTGAAACGGAGGAGCAATTTCCTGACGCTGGTGGAGAAGGTTCGCATAATTGAAGATTTTGAAGCAGGAGGTGGTACGCATGACTTTCTtgggaagaagtacggcgtagGATCTTCTACGGTCACGAGAATAATCCAAAAGAAAGAACAATTC ACGTTCCCTTTGCTGGAAGAAGCTCTTTACATCTGGATTTTAAAGCAGCGGCAGTCCAACATTTTGTTGACAGTGGATATTCTTAAAGCAAAGGCGGAGCTGCTGTTTAAGATGTTCCAGGACCGGGGGCTCTATGCGGTGCACGGTTTTTCTGCTTCGGATGGCTGGATGCATCGTTTTAAGCAGCGGTTTGGATTGCGCGTGAAAGCCGTAACAGGAGAAAAGGCATCGGTAAACGTTGAAGCGTACCTAAATTTCAAGAAGGTTCTACAGAAGAAGATTCAGGAAATGCAGCTATCACTATCCCAAGTCTTTAATGCAGATGAATCTGCCTTGTTCATCAAGCTCCTAGCCACACGCTCTGTCGTTACCTGTGATGAGACCGTGGCAAGCGGACGGAAGCAAAACAAGACAAGGTATACGTTTATGCCTTGCTCCAACATAGATGGTTCCCTAAAGCTTCCGTTGTATTTCATTTGCACTGCTGCAAAACCACGAGGAATCAACATCGAAGAACTTCCCGTTTCATATAATcattccaaaaaggcttggatgaCCAGACTGTTGTTCCGTCAATGGTTCCACGAAGAGTTTGTCCCCGCTGTTCGAAAATTttcggccgagagaggattggAGCCAAAGGCATTGCTGGTTCTTGATAATTGCACCAGTCATTATGACGTTGACGAATCTCTACAGAGTGACGATGGACTGATTCAAGTGATCTACTTCCCACCAAATGTAACTGCTGAATGCCAGCCGATGGACCAAGCGGTCATCAATGCAATCAAGCGAAAGTATAAAAGAAAACTGATGCTCGCATTAATTCTGGAAAACGAACACTTAAG TTTCGAAGAACGATTGAAGAAGATTAATCTTCAACAGTGTATTTCGTGGTTGGCAACCTCTTGGGAGGAGATATCTGACAAAACTATACGTAATTCGTGGAAGAAATTGATCGATGGTTTGCCGGAGACTCGAAAGCGGCCGATGATGACTTCAAAGCGCTTGTGTCCAGGATTGACAGTTTGGCAGGAACAAAAACATCTGAGCAAGATATTGATCTGTGGATCAAAGATCAGGTGTATGATGCTGATCATAATCCAGATTGGGTAA
- the LOC129766365 gene encoding uncharacterized protein LOC129766365, whose protein sequence is MPPMITAAKKAPSLKLLIVRLNDVQASFNDIWRFVEDYEETSTVTDVDIRLEKIDELWEKFCDTLVEIRAHEDYLADEESYDKERQEFSDRYYRAKSFLVDKSKRLQGPLVLEQSVRTNESVVFGADRVRLPQISLPSFNGDIDEWLSFRDLFTSLIHYKTELPAVEKFHYLKGCLQGEPKSLIDPLKITTANYQIAWEMLLKRFDNSKQLRKRQVQALFHLPTLTRESVSELHTLLEGFERVVKNLDQVVEPEDYKDLLLVHILTARLDPVTRRGWEEFSSTKEQDTLSDLTDFIRRRVQVLESLPSKSVDSRGPQQYSKLRPASTKASYSSVQGSEARCVACKGDHPLYQCPVFQRQEGRTSGEGLQIKVFLSDLQGSLVCFKIDREGSTKVTVVARGNHQQHSKETRSSASSSTQTANVSTKAVCSAQQYSSQVLLATAVVILVDDSGQRFPARALLDSGSESNFVSERLSQRMNVNRERVDISVLGIGQAATQVKHRIRAMVQSRVSEYCRDMDFLVLSKVTVNLPTLTVNTKGWSIPKGIELADPAFFQSKGVDIVLGIEAFFEFFGTGGKISLGERLPALNESVFGWVVCGGLSVPSQSIQVNCNISASGSLESLIARFWECEEIGSTNHYSPEEVQLALPKDDGVLSRLGKSEEIALRRLQGTERRLSRDSNLRDQYLAFMQEYLRLGHMRKVEKVSGEVQRCYLPHHPVVKEASTTTKLRVVFDASCKTSTGVSLNDGLLVGPVIQEDLRSIIIRCRTKQIMLVADVEKMFRQINVCPKDKSLQSILWHFSPDDEPETYELGTVTYGTKPAPFLATRTLKQLAMDEGSRFPLAARAVCEDVYMDDIITGTDEVVSAIELRIQLDNMMNSGGFHLRKWASNHPMVLEGIAEDSLAIRDVEPDPSVKTLGLTWMTNTDTFRFQFNIPILDTSTGLSKRKILSVIATLFDPLGLLGAVITRAKIIMQLLWMLKDENDENLNWDHPVPSTVGETWRCYHRQLPLLNEIRIERCVIIPDAILVEIHCFSDASEKAYGACVYIKSMDSSGTIRVRLLSSKSRIAPMKTQSIPRLELCGALLAVLLYEKIRDSTRIAAQTFFWTDSTVSKIQTISIGCQWRHVSGAENPADLISRGISPEDIVENKAIPEENIEAVPSNRLNKWQLIQKRLQDFWKRWRRDYLAQLQGRMKRWKPPVYIAVGKLVIIQDDNQPPMRWKMGRIVEVHPGDDGVVRVVTLKTSSGIMKRPVEKLCMLPIEDRDN, encoded by the exons ATGCCGCCAATGATAACCGCTGCCAAGAAGGCTCCTTCGCTGAAGCTGCTCATAGTGAGGTTGAACGATGTCCAGGCTTCCTTCAACGACATCTGGCGTTTCGTGGAGGACTATGAGGAAACGTCAACGGTTACGGATGTTGACATCCGTTTAGAGAAAATTGATGAACTGTGGGAGAAGTTTTGTGACACTTTAGTTGAGATTAGGGCACATGAGGATTATCTCGCGGATGAGGAATCATACGATAAGGAACGACAGGAGTTCAGTGATAGATATTATCGAGCCAAATCATTCCTCGTAGACAAATCCAAAAGGTTGCAGGGTCCATTGGTACTAGAGCAGTCCGTCCGAACAAACGAGTCAGTTGTTTTTGGTGCTGATCGTGTGCGTCTTCCTCAAATAAGTCTACCGTCGTTCAATGGGGATATAGATGAGTGGCTGAGTTTCCGTGACCTCTTCACTTCGCTCATCCATTATAAAACTGAGTTGCCAGCAGTGGAAAAGTTCCACTACCTCAAGGGATGTCTTCAGGGGGAACCGAAGAGCCTGATAGACCCGCTGAAAATTACGACGGCCAACTATCAGATCGCCTGGGAAATGTTGTTGAAGCGGTTTGACAATAGTAAACAGTTGCGGAAGCGTCAAGTTCAAGCACTGTTTCATCTTCCAACATTGACTAGGGAATCGGTCAGCGAACTTCACACACTACTAGAGGGATTCGAGAGGGTCGTGAAAAATTTGGATCAAGTGGTAGAACCAGAGGACTACAAAGATCTATTGCTGGTTCATATACTCACAGCACGACTCGACCCAGTAACACGTAGGGGCTGGGAGGAATTCTCGTCGACTAAGGAACAAGACACGCTGTCTGATTTAACGGATTTCATTCGGCGGCGTGTTCAAGTACTCGAATCTCTTCCCAGTAAATCGGTGGATTCCAGAGGACCACAACAGTATTCGAAACTAAGACCGGCGTCTACAAAGGCAAGTTACAGCAGCGTGCAAGGTTCCGAAGCACGTTGTGTGGCATGTAAAGGAGATCATCCGTTGTATCAGTGTCCAGTGTTTCAACGTCAAGAG GGTAGGACATCAGGCGAAGGATTGCAAATCAAGGTTTTCCTGTCGGACTTGCAAGGGTCGTTGGTCTGCTTCAAGATCGATAGAGAAGGTTCCACGAAAGTTACGGTGGTCGCAAGGGGCAACCATCAGCAACATAGCAAGGAAACAAGGTCATCGGCATCAAGTTCAACACAAACAGCAAACGTGTCAACTAAAGCGGTTTGTTCTGCGCAGCAGTACTCATCCCAGGTGTTACTGGCTACGGCTGTTGTCATATTGGTGGATGATAGCGGTCAGAGGTTCCCCGCCCGAGCATTATTGGACTCAGGGTCCGAAAGTAATTTTGTTTCCGAACGGTTGAGTCAGCGGATGAATGTCAACCGAGAAAGGGTGGACATATCGGTTCTTGGAATAGGACAAGCAGCGACTCAAGTCAAACACCGAATTCGAGCGATGGTACAGTCACGAGTTTCTGAATACTGCCGAGACATGGATTTCCTAGTTTTGTCGAAAGTCACGGTGAATCTTCCGACCTTGACGGTGAATACAAAGGGGTGGTCGATTCCAAAGGGCATTGAACTGGCCGATCCTGCATTCTTCCAATCCAAGGGTGTGGATATCGTTTTGGGTATAGAAGCTTTCTTCGAATTTTTTGGAACTGGTGGAAAGATTTCGTTGGGTGAGAGACTGCCCGCACTGAATGAGTCAGTCTTCGGCTGGGTAGTATGTGGAGGCTTGTCGGTACCAAGTCAATCCATTCAGGTCAACTGCAACATATCCGCTTCGGGAAGTTTGGAGTCCTTGATTGCTAGATTTTGGGAATGTGAAGAGATTGGATCAACAAATCATTATTCACCGGAGGAAGTTCAAT TGGCTTTGCCCAAGGACGATGGCGTTCTGAGCAGACTAGGGAAATCCGAGGAAATCGCACTACGTCGACTTCAGGGAACGGAAAGAAGATTATCACGCGATTCCAACTTACGGGATCAGTATTTGGCTTTCATGCAGGAATATCTTCGACTCGGTCATATGCGTAAGGTTGAAAAAGTTTCTGGTGAGGTTCAACGGTGTTATTTGCCTCATCACCCGGTAGTCAAGGAAGCCAGTACTACCACAAAACTACGGGTGGTCTTCGATGCTTCGTGTAAAACCTCAACAGGAGTATCGTTGAATGATGGATTGCTGGTGGGGCCAGTGATCCAAGAAGACTTACGATCGATCATCATTCGGTGCCGCACGAAACAGATCATGCTCGTTGCCGATGTGGAAAAGATGTTCCGGCAAATCAACGTCTGTCCAAAGGATAAATCCCTGCAATCTATTTTGTGGCATTTTTCTCCCGACGATGAGCCGGAGACCTACGAGTTGGGCACAGTAACGTACGGTACTAAGCCAGCACCATTTCTCGCTACTCGTACTCTCAAGCAGTTAGCCATGGATGAAGGCAGTCGTTTTCCATTAGCAGCAAGGGCGGTGTGCGAGGATGTATACATGGACGACATCATCACCGGTACAGATGAAGTAGTGTCAGCAATCGAGCTGAGGATTCAACTCGACAATATGATGAATTCCGGTGGCTTTCACCTCCGGAAGTGGGCGTCAAATCATCCGATGGTTTTGGAGGGAATCGCAGAAGATTCCTTAGCGATTCGAGACGTGGAGCCCGATCCGTCAGTGAAGACACTTGGCCTAACATGGATGACGAACACCGACACTTTCAGGTTCCAGTTCAACATTCCGATACTGGACACCAGCACAGGACTTTCCAAGCGAAAAATTCTATCAGTCATTGCCACGCTTTTCGACCCTCTTGGTCTCTTGGGTGCTGTCATAACCAGAGCCAAGATTATAATGCAATTATTGTGGATGTTAAAGGATGAGAACGACGAAAATTTGAACTGGGATCACCCAGTCCCTTCGACGGTGGGTGAGACCTGGCGATGTTATCACCGACAACTACCGCTATTGAACGAAATACGCATTGAACGCTGCGTGATCATACCCGATGCGATCCTCGTCGAGATACATTGTTTCTCAGATGCGTCCGAGAAGGCATATGGAGCATGTGTCTACATAAAGAGCATGGATTCGAGTGGAACTATTAGGGTCAGATTACTGTCGTCCAAATCAAGGATAGCTCCGATGAAAACCCAATCCATCCCGAGATTAGAGCTTTGTGGGGCACTTCTTGCGGTTTTACTGTACGAGAAGATTCGTGATTCGACGAGAATAGCAGCGCAAACGTTTTTCTGGACGGATTCAAC GGTTTCGAAAATCCAAACGATATCCATTGGCTGTCAGTGGAGACACGTGTCAGGAGCTGAGAATCCTGCGGACCTCATTTCCAGGGGTATATCTCCTGAGGACATCGTTGAGAACAAG GCGATCCCGGAAGAAAATATAGAAGCAGTTCCCAGTAATCGTTTGAACAAATGGCAGTTGATTCAAAAACGTCTACAGGATTTCTGGAAGAGATGGCGCAGAGACTATTTGGCACAGCTGCAAGGGAGAATGAAGCGATGGAAACCACCTGTGTATATCGCAGTTGGCAAGCTGGTGATCATTCAGGATGACAACCAGCCCCCTATGCGTTGGAAAATGGGGAGGATTGTTGAGGTTCACCCGGGGGACGATGGAGTTGTGCGTGTTGTGACGCTCAAAACTTCTTCAGGTATAATGAAGCGTCCGGTGGAAAAACTGTGTATGTTACCAATTGAGGATCGTGATAATTAA
- the LOC129766364 gene encoding uncharacterized protein LOC129766364 produces the protein MACAQCQKVVSNSDRIFCQGYCGKPFHMICAKVDIPLLDQLGLYANNVFWMCNCCAELFKNSSFRNMIDNGTSGCSEPKEIVSLKDDIAKLSQVVEGLAAKVDAKTLAPNKSTAWVNAKRSAMESNTPKRRRGDTGSPISSPTMPRTCGTKPMSGKIKTVPLEDDILWIYLSAFDPQTTEAEIASLVRECLDLGSCTEPKVIKLVPKGKELSAMNFVSFKIGISSKLRCSALSRDSWPENVIFREFEDRSKNQLRITRINRILPVEPQPSEGDPVVQMDA, from the coding sequence ATGGCTTGTGCACAGTGCCAGAAAGTTGTTTCTAACTCTGACCGGATTTTTTGTCAAGGATACTGCGGTAAACCATTCCACATGATTTGTGCCAAAGTCGACATCCCGCTTTTGGATCAGCTGGGGCTTTATGCAAACAATGTGTTTTGGATGTGCAATTGTTGCGCCGAACTATTCAAAAACAGCAGCTTCAGAAACATGATCGACAATGGAACAAGCGGTTGTTCTGAACCGAAGGAAATTGTCTCGCTGAAGGACGATATTGCCAAGCTTAGCCAAGTTGTAGAGGGTTTGGCCGCAAAAGTCGATGCGAAAACACTGGCTCCTAACAAGTCGACAGCGTGGGTAAACGCGAAACGGTCTGCTATGGAATCAAACACCCCTAAACGCAGGCGCGGTGACACCGGCAGTCCTATTTCCAGCCCTACGATGCCCAGGACCTGTGGAACCAAGCCAATGAGCGGTAAAATCAAAACAGTGCCGCTTGAAGACGATATTCTCTGGATCTATCTCTCAGCTTTCGACCCCCAAACGACTGAAGCTGAAATAGCATCTCTGGTTCGTGAATGTTTGGATTTGGGCTCTTGCACTGAGCCTAAAGTTATAAAACTGGTTCCTAAGGGCAAGGAGCTCAGCGCAATGAACTTCGTGTCTTTCAAGATTGGGATCAGTTCAAAATTAAGATGCTCTGCGTTGTCACGAGACTCATGGCCGGAAAATGTCATATTTCGTGAATTCGAGGATCGTTCAAAAAACCAGCTCAGAATTACCAGGATCAATCGAATTCTACCAGTGGAACCACAACCATCAGAAGGAGATCCAGTTGTACAGATGGACGCTTAA